From Micromonospora rifamycinica, a single genomic window includes:
- a CDS encoding helix-turn-helix transcriptional regulator codes for MEFVERSRELDILRGLYSGSATGRGRVALVSGPGATGKTELLRAFAEHVEADGGLVLSAACSRAERLLPAAVMGQLFHSVPLPAETLRRVGAFVDPATTTAEGAADIGVIRGMCAELLDIARNRPLVLLVDDVEFADETTLQTLLYLQRRLTAAQILVVLTESPQPQPFNPEFRAELTRHACFCNIQLSPLSEEGVAELLAGWTDRDTAAALAPAYHRISGGNPLLLHALGQDRRVAGAVDGTEPVVGDQFGQAVLACLRRWDPAILEIAHGLALLGDLASPVLLGRLLASKPARVQWVLDALTTSGLLRGGRFRHPAARTAVLHDLAPDALAEMHARAAELLHAEGAPASAIGDHLLAAGGLAEPWAITVLQESATHALAEDRVDDAMESLKLAHEMCDDAPRRAALTAMLADCQWRVNPAAVSQHLQSQRDALRAGHLSERHAVALLRYQLWHGHRQDAQETLRHLRDERQRLDAATTAELAGCAEWLRLHFPVAFAELDAAPGFPSTATPTRSDGSLGPATPSLTAVLADGVTDEVIARAEQVLGSHLLVDVGLESALCALQTLVYADRMDRAVHWCDVLGAEAGARGATTWHAILSDVRSHIALRQGDLPLSERFAREALDALSPHNWGVAIGSPLSNLLLAKIGMDKLDEAEAQLKHVIPDAIRDTWFWPLYLRARGHLHLAGGRVHAALADFETCGQLATRWGLDLPTLLPWRGDLAQVYLRSGRPDRARGMVTEQLARPGAANARTRGISLRLLGSALDVKQRVETLRQAANLLQEAGDRFQLFLALAALSSAHYGRGEFNTSRVVARSATQLAKDIQAQALCRRLLPGNDPVGGDEADAAPEHEELSRLSDAEQRVATLAALGHTNREIGKKLYITVSTVEQHLTRVYRKLNVRRRTELSLGLPMDATGSGLLAVAPSGAERSWPQWESTAVQAS; via the coding sequence GTGGAATTCGTGGAGAGAAGCCGCGAGCTTGACATCTTGCGGGGCCTTTACTCCGGAAGCGCCACAGGCCGGGGGCGGGTCGCACTGGTCAGCGGCCCCGGCGCCACGGGTAAGACCGAGCTGCTGCGGGCCTTCGCCGAGCACGTCGAGGCGGACGGTGGGCTGGTGCTGAGCGCCGCCTGCTCGCGGGCGGAGCGGCTGCTGCCCGCCGCGGTGATGGGGCAGCTCTTCCACAGCGTGCCGCTGCCGGCCGAGACGCTGCGGCGCGTCGGCGCGTTCGTCGACCCCGCGACCACCACCGCGGAGGGGGCCGCCGACATCGGCGTGATCCGCGGAATGTGCGCCGAGCTGCTCGACATCGCCCGGAACCGGCCGCTCGTGCTGCTCGTCGACGACGTCGAGTTCGCCGACGAGACCACCCTGCAGACCCTGCTCTACCTGCAACGCCGGCTCACCGCGGCGCAGATCCTGGTGGTGCTCACCGAGTCGCCCCAACCCCAGCCGTTCAACCCGGAGTTCCGCGCCGAACTCACCCGGCACGCCTGCTTCTGCAACATCCAGCTGTCCCCCCTGTCCGAGGAGGGGGTCGCCGAGCTGCTGGCCGGGTGGACCGATCGGGACACCGCCGCGGCGCTCGCCCCGGCGTACCACCGGATCAGCGGCGGCAACCCGCTGCTGCTGCACGCGCTCGGCCAGGACCGGCGCGTCGCCGGCGCGGTGGACGGCACCGAGCCGGTCGTCGGTGACCAGTTCGGCCAGGCGGTCCTGGCCTGCCTGCGGCGGTGGGATCCGGCGATCCTGGAGATCGCCCACGGGTTGGCCCTGCTCGGCGACCTGGCCAGCCCGGTGCTGCTGGGCCGGCTGCTGGCCAGCAAGCCGGCCCGGGTCCAGTGGGTGCTCGACGCGCTGACCACCTCCGGTCTGCTGCGCGGGGGCCGGTTCCGTCACCCGGCGGCGCGTACCGCGGTGCTGCACGACCTGGCCCCGGACGCCCTGGCCGAGATGCACGCCCGCGCGGCGGAGCTGCTGCACGCCGAGGGCGCACCGGCCTCGGCCATCGGCGACCACCTGCTCGCGGCGGGTGGCCTCGCCGAGCCCTGGGCCATCACCGTGCTCCAGGAATCGGCGACGCACGCCCTCGCCGAGGACCGGGTCGACGACGCGATGGAGTCGCTGAAGCTGGCCCACGAGATGTGTGACGACGCCCCTCGTCGGGCGGCACTGACCGCGATGCTGGCCGATTGCCAGTGGCGGGTCAACCCGGCGGCGGTGAGCCAGCACCTCCAGTCCCAGCGCGACGCGTTGCGGGCCGGGCACCTCTCGGAGCGGCACGCCGTGGCGCTGCTGCGCTACCAGCTCTGGCACGGTCACCGCCAGGACGCCCAGGAGACGCTGCGGCACCTACGCGACGAGCGGCAGCGGCTGGACGCCGCCACCACCGCCGAGCTGGCCGGGTGTGCCGAATGGCTGCGGCTGCACTTCCCGGTCGCCTTCGCCGAGCTCGACGCCGCCCCCGGCTTCCCCTCCACCGCCACCCCGACCCGGTCCGACGGCTCCCTCGGGCCGGCCACCCCGTCGCTGACCGCCGTGCTCGCCGATGGGGTCACCGACGAGGTGATCGCCCGGGCCGAGCAGGTGCTCGGCAGCCACCTGCTGGTCGACGTCGGGCTGGAGTCGGCGTTGTGCGCGTTGCAGACGCTGGTCTACGCCGACCGGATGGACCGGGCGGTGCACTGGTGTGACGTCCTCGGCGCCGAGGCCGGGGCGCGGGGCGCCACCACCTGGCACGCCATTCTCTCCGACGTCCGGTCGCACATCGCGCTCCGGCAGGGCGACCTGCCGCTCAGCGAGCGGTTCGCCCGCGAGGCGCTGGACGCGCTGTCACCGCACAACTGGGGTGTCGCGATCGGTTCGCCGCTGTCCAACCTGCTGCTTGCCAAGATCGGCATGGACAAGCTGGACGAGGCCGAGGCACAGCTCAAGCACGTCATCCCGGACGCCATCCGGGACACCTGGTTCTGGCCGCTGTACCTGCGTGCCCGGGGTCACCTGCACCTCGCCGGCGGACGGGTGCACGCCGCCCTGGCCGACTTCGAGACCTGCGGGCAGCTGGCCACCCGGTGGGGGCTGGACCTGCCCACCCTGCTGCCCTGGCGCGGCGACCTGGCCCAGGTCTACCTGCGTTCGGGCCGCCCCGACCGGGCCCGGGGCATGGTGACCGAGCAGCTCGCCCGGCCCGGTGCGGCGAACGCCCGGACCAGGGGCATCTCGCTGCGGTTGCTCGGGTCGGCCCTCGACGTCAAGCAACGGGTGGAGACCCTGCGCCAGGCGGCCAACCTGCTCCAGGAGGCCGGCGACCGTTTCCAGCTCTTCCTCGCCCTCGCCGCGCTCAGCAGCGCGCACTACGGGCGAGGGGAGTTCAACACCTCGCGGGTGGTGGCCCGCAGCGCGACGCAGCTGGCCAAGGACATCCAGGCGCAGGCGCTGTGCCGCCGGCTGCTGCCCGGCAACGACCCGGTCGGCGGCGACGAGGCGGACGCCGCGCCGGAGCACGAGGAGCTGTCCCGGCTCAGCGACGCCGAGCAGCGGGTCGCCACGCTGGCGGCGCTCGGTCACACCAACCGGGAGATCGGCAAGAAGCTGTACATCACGGTGAGCACCGTCGAGCAGCATCTCACCCGGGTCTACCGGAAGCTGAACGTCCGGCGGCGCACCGAGCTGTCGCTCGGGCTCCCGATGGACGCCACCGGGTCCGGACTGCTGGCGGTGGCCCCGAGCGGGGCTGAGCGCTCCTGGCCGCAGTGGGAGTCCACGGCGGTCCAGGCGAGCTGA
- a CDS encoding DUF5988 family protein, with the protein MDDLAPVSGARRFGDGHVDVVLEGGPVGLPAVDRARSALAGTGRIKVPYLGGYEHFERRGDHDGRADDASRVVVFHWTMRTKIAE; encoded by the coding sequence GTGGATGATCTCGCACCGGTGAGCGGCGCGCGGCGGTTCGGCGACGGCCACGTCGACGTGGTGCTCGAAGGCGGACCGGTCGGTCTGCCGGCCGTCGACCGGGCCCGCAGCGCGCTGGCCGGCACCGGCCGCATCAAGGTGCCCTACCTCGGCGGATACGAACACTTCGAACGCCGCGGCGACCACGACGGCCGCGCCGACGACGCGTCCCGGGTGGTGGTCTTCCACTGGACCATGCGGACGAAGATCGCCGAATGA
- a CDS encoding thioesterase II family protein, giving the protein MTATLENDLWVRRFHPAPSSAIRLVALPHAGGSASYLFPVSRALSPGVEVLAIQYPGRQDRRHEPVLDTVAGLVDGVFGALRPWLDRPVAIFGHSMGAVLGYELGLRLQQETGRPPVRLFASGRRAPSRTRDERYVHTRDDAGVLRELARLSGSDPRVLGDPELLPMILPALRGDYKAVETYRAEEGRRLDAPVTVLTGDSDPMTTVDEARDWRLHTSAECDVRVFRGGHFFLNEHAAEVIRLIGAELGRKLPATPAG; this is encoded by the coding sequence ATGACGGCAACGCTTGAGAACGACCTGTGGGTGCGGCGGTTCCATCCGGCGCCGTCGAGCGCGATCCGGCTGGTGGCGCTACCGCACGCCGGTGGTTCCGCCAGCTACCTGTTCCCGGTCTCCCGGGCACTCTCGCCCGGGGTCGAGGTGCTGGCGATCCAGTACCCGGGCCGGCAGGACCGCCGGCACGAGCCGGTGCTGGACACGGTCGCCGGCCTGGTCGACGGGGTGTTCGGCGCGTTGCGACCGTGGCTGGACCGGCCGGTGGCGATCTTCGGACACAGCATGGGCGCGGTGCTCGGCTACGAGCTGGGGCTGCGGTTGCAACAGGAGACCGGCCGGCCGCCGGTACGGCTGTTCGCGTCCGGTCGCCGGGCACCGTCGCGTACCCGGGACGAGCGGTACGTGCACACCCGCGATGACGCCGGGGTGCTCCGCGAGCTGGCCCGGCTCAGCGGGTCGGACCCGCGGGTGCTGGGTGACCCGGAGCTGCTGCCGATGATCCTGCCCGCACTGCGCGGGGACTACAAGGCGGTGGAGACCTACCGGGCCGAGGAGGGGCGGCGGTTGGACGCGCCGGTCACCGTGCTCACCGGCGACAGCGATCCGATGACCACCGTGGACGAGGCGCGCGACTGGCGGCTGCACACCAGCGCCGAGTGCGACGTGCGGGTGTTCCGGGGCGGGCACTTCTTCCTCAACGAGCACGCCGCCGAGGTGATCCGGCTGATCGGCGCCGAGCTGGGGCGGAAGCTGCCCGCGACTCCGGCGGGCTGA
- a CDS encoding MFS transporter, with amino-acid sequence MATAQAKAGRREWIGLAVLVLVTLIISMDMTVLSYALPFITADLQPTGSQLLWITDVYAFVLAGLLIPMGTLGDRIGRRRLLMIGAAVFGVASAATALSTSPGMLIGTRAVMGAAGATLMPSTMSLIRNMFHDENERRAAIGLWAAGFSAGGVIGLVAGGALLQYFSWGTVFEINVPIMLLLLVLAPLLLPEFRDPAAGRLDLLSTVLAFVAVLPMIWGVKQFAEDGVDWPQVSGVVGGLILLAVFVLRQRRVADPVIDVRLFRAPAFSAAVVMNVLANFALVGFMFFISQYLQLVLGLRPFSAGLWSLPAAGAAGIGAAVLAPMLAQRFRRAYVAAGGLLVGAAGCLVLAQVGDEVGLTQVVVGQALMTGGIAMVLTLSAELIVSTAPPERAGAAAGLSETGSQFGAALGVAILGSIGTFVYRRQLSGAAPDGVPADSWVTARETLGGAVEESRTLSTTAAETLVTVARAAFADELRVAAVVSAGILVVTAVLAAVLLRDVGVSVPGQQPAGGPEDTPTPAPADPAPADPTLAAGAGPVAAPAEATASGDTVTGGTGRADAGPGTEIRIGPESATPAGHRPAHPVA; translated from the coding sequence ACGTCTACGCCTTCGTGCTGGCCGGCCTGCTGATCCCGATGGGCACGCTGGGCGACCGGATCGGCCGCCGTCGGCTGCTGATGATCGGCGCGGCGGTGTTCGGGGTGGCCTCCGCGGCCACCGCCCTGTCCACCAGTCCCGGCATGCTGATCGGCACCCGGGCGGTGATGGGCGCCGCCGGGGCGACGCTGATGCCGTCGACCATGTCGTTGATCCGCAACATGTTCCACGACGAGAACGAGCGTCGGGCCGCGATCGGGCTCTGGGCGGCGGGGTTCTCCGCGGGCGGCGTCATCGGCCTGGTGGCCGGGGGTGCGCTGCTCCAGTACTTCTCCTGGGGCACCGTCTTCGAGATCAACGTGCCGATCATGCTGCTCCTGCTGGTGCTCGCCCCGCTGCTGCTGCCGGAGTTCCGTGACCCGGCGGCCGGGCGGCTCGACCTGCTCAGCACGGTGCTGGCCTTCGTCGCCGTGCTGCCGATGATCTGGGGCGTCAAGCAGTTCGCCGAGGACGGCGTCGACTGGCCCCAGGTGTCCGGGGTGGTCGGCGGGCTGATCCTGCTGGCCGTCTTCGTGCTGCGCCAGCGACGGGTCGCCGACCCGGTGATCGACGTCCGGCTGTTCCGCGCCCCGGCGTTCAGCGCGGCGGTGGTGATGAACGTGCTCGCCAACTTCGCGCTGGTCGGTTTCATGTTCTTCATCAGCCAGTACCTCCAGCTGGTGCTCGGGCTGCGGCCGTTCAGCGCCGGCCTCTGGTCGCTGCCGGCGGCGGGCGCGGCGGGTATCGGCGCGGCGGTGCTGGCCCCGATGCTGGCGCAGCGTTTCCGGCGGGCCTACGTCGCCGCCGGTGGCCTGCTGGTCGGGGCCGCCGGCTGCCTGGTGCTCGCCCAGGTCGGCGACGAGGTCGGGTTGACCCAGGTGGTGGTCGGCCAGGCCCTGATGACGGGCGGCATCGCGATGGTGCTGACCCTGAGCGCCGAGTTGATCGTCTCCACCGCGCCGCCGGAGCGGGCCGGTGCCGCCGCCGGGCTCTCCGAGACGGGCAGCCAGTTCGGTGCCGCGCTCGGCGTGGCGATCCTCGGCAGCATCGGCACGTTCGTCTACCGGCGGCAGCTCTCCGGGGCGGCCCCCGACGGCGTGCCGGCGGACTCCTGGGTCACCGCGCGGGAGACCCTCGGAGGCGCGGTCGAGGAGAGCCGGACGCTGTCCACCACTGCGGCGGAGACGCTGGTGACGGTGGCCCGTGCGGCGTTCGCCGACGAGCTGCGGGTCGCCGCGGTCGTCTCGGCCGGCATCCTGGTGGTGACGGCGGTCCTGGCGGCCGTGCTGCTGCGTGACGTGGGCGTGTCGGTCCCCGGGCAGCAGCCGGCCGGTGGACCGGAGGACACCCCGACCCCGGCCCCTGCCGACCCGGCCCCTGCCGACCCGACCCTGGCCGCCGGTGCCGGTCCGGTTGCCGCGCCGGCCGAGGCCACGGCGTCGGGGGACACGGTCACCGGGGGCACCGGCCGGGCCGACGCCGGGCCGGGCACCGAGATCCGGATCGGACCGGAGTCGGCCACGCCGGCCGGGCACCGCCCGGCGCATCCGGTGGCCTGA